A DNA window from Mycobacterium sp. IDR2000157661 contains the following coding sequences:
- a CDS encoding MBL fold metallo-hydrolase, whose amino-acid sequence MQVTSVGHAGFRIDTKAGSILCDPWVNPAYFASWFPFPDNSGLDWDALGDCDYLYVSHLHRDHFDPRLLREHVNKDAVVLLPDYPVPDLRRELEKLGFHWFFETTDSVSHRVSGPKGDLDVMIIALRAPADGPIGDSGLVVSDGVTTAFNMNDARPVDLDVVHADFGHVDVHMLQYSGAIWYPMVYDMPTRAKEAFGVQKRQRQMDRCRQYIAQVGATWVIPSAGPPCFLDPALRHLNDDRGDPANIFPDQVVFLEQMRTHGHDGGLLLIPGSTANFTGTQLDSVAHPLSDDELHAIFTTRKADYIADYAERMAPVLAAEKASWASAAGEPMLEPLRTVFEPIMLASDQICDGIGYPVELRLRGGGHDETVVLDFPKRVVREPIPDEKFRYGFAIAPELVRTVLRDDEPDWVNTIFLSTRFSAWRVGGYNEFLYTFFKCLTDERIAYADGWFAEAHDDSASITLDGWEIQRRCPHLKADLSKFGVVEGSTLTCNLHGWQWNLQNGRCLTTKGHELRSRRDAT is encoded by the coding sequence GTGCAGGTCACAAGCGTGGGCCATGCGGGATTCCGCATCGACACCAAGGCTGGAAGCATCCTGTGCGACCCGTGGGTCAACCCGGCGTACTTCGCCTCGTGGTTTCCGTTCCCCGACAACAGCGGCCTGGACTGGGACGCCCTCGGCGACTGCGACTACCTCTACGTCTCCCACCTGCACCGCGATCACTTCGACCCCCGACTGCTGCGCGAGCACGTCAACAAGGACGCGGTCGTGCTGCTGCCGGATTACCCGGTGCCCGATCTGCGCCGGGAACTGGAGAAGCTCGGCTTTCATTGGTTCTTCGAAACCACCGACTCGGTGAGTCACCGCGTCAGCGGCCCCAAGGGCGACCTCGACGTGATGATCATCGCGTTGCGGGCCCCGGCCGACGGCCCGATCGGCGACTCCGGCTTGGTGGTCTCCGACGGCGTCACCACCGCCTTCAACATGAACGACGCCCGACCCGTCGACCTGGACGTGGTGCACGCCGACTTCGGCCATGTCGATGTCCACATGCTGCAATACTCCGGCGCCATCTGGTACCCGATGGTCTACGACATGCCCACCCGCGCCAAGGAGGCGTTCGGTGTGCAGAAGCGGCAGCGGCAGATGGACCGCTGCCGCCAGTACATCGCGCAGGTCGGAGCCACGTGGGTGATTCCGTCCGCCGGGCCGCCGTGCTTTCTGGACCCCGCGTTGCGCCACCTCAACGACGACCGCGGTGACCCGGCCAACATCTTTCCCGACCAGGTCGTGTTCCTCGAGCAGATGCGCACGCACGGCCACGACGGCGGCCTGCTGCTGATCCCCGGGTCGACCGCGAACTTCACGGGCACCCAACTGGATTCGGTGGCGCATCCACTTTCCGACGACGAGCTGCACGCGATCTTCACCACCCGCAAGGCGGACTACATCGCCGACTACGCCGAGCGGATGGCGCCTGTGCTGGCAGCGGAGAAGGCCAGTTGGGCGTCGGCGGCCGGCGAGCCCATGCTGGAACCGCTGCGCACGGTGTTCGAGCCGATCATGCTGGCCAGCGACCAGATCTGCGACGGCATCGGCTACCCCGTGGAGCTGCGGCTGCGCGGGGGCGGGCACGATGAGACAGTTGTGTTGGACTTCCCGAAACGTGTTGTGCGCGAACCTATTCCCGACGAGAAATTCCGGTACGGGTTCGCCATCGCGCCCGAGCTGGTACGCACGGTGCTGCGGGATGACGAGCCGGACTGGGTCAACACCATCTTCCTGTCGACGCGTTTCTCGGCCTGGCGGGTCGGCGGTTACAACGAGTTCCTGTACACGTTCTTCAAATGCCTGACCGACGAGCGCATCGCCTACGCCGACGGCTGGTTCGCCGAAGCCCACGACGACTCGGCCTCGATCACCCTGGACGGCTGGGAGATTCAGCGCCGCTGCCCCCACCTGAAGGCGGACCTGTCGAAGTTCGGCGTGGTCGAGGGCTCGACGCTGACCTGCAACCTGCACGGGTGGCAGTGGAACCTCCAGAACGGTCGCTGCCTGACCACCAAGGGCCACGAACTGCGCTCCAGACGGGACGCGACGTGA
- a CDS encoding lysophospholipid acyltransferase family protein: protein MEPVYGTVIQLARFAWRVQGLRFTVTGVENLPETGGAVIAINHTSYFDFTFAGLPAYRQRRGRKVRFMAKKEVFDNKITGPIMRSLRHIEVDRNSGAASFDEACRRLKEGELVGVYPEATISRSFEIKGFKSGAARMAIAADVPIVPHIVWGAQRIWTKDHPKKMWRPKVPISVAVGEPIMPTLPAPELTALLHSRMQHLLERVQADYGEHPPGEFWVPHRMGGGAPTLAEADRIDAEEAAEKAARRARRADPAGAPE from the coding sequence GTGGAACCGGTATACGGCACAGTCATCCAACTCGCGCGGTTCGCCTGGCGCGTCCAGGGGCTGAGGTTCACCGTTACCGGCGTGGAGAACCTGCCCGAGACGGGCGGTGCGGTGATCGCGATCAACCACACCAGCTACTTCGACTTCACCTTCGCCGGACTGCCCGCCTACCGGCAGCGCCGCGGTCGCAAGGTGCGGTTCATGGCGAAGAAGGAAGTATTCGACAACAAGATCACCGGCCCGATCATGCGCAGCCTGCGCCACATCGAGGTGGACCGGAACAGCGGCGCGGCCTCCTTCGACGAAGCCTGCAGGCGCCTCAAGGAGGGCGAACTGGTCGGCGTGTACCCCGAGGCCACGATCAGCCGCAGCTTCGAGATCAAGGGGTTCAAGTCCGGGGCTGCGCGAATGGCGATCGCTGCCGACGTGCCGATCGTCCCGCACATCGTCTGGGGCGCGCAGCGCATCTGGACCAAGGACCACCCGAAGAAGATGTGGCGGCCGAAGGTGCCGATCTCTGTCGCGGTCGGCGAGCCGATCATGCCGACGCTGCCCGCCCCGGAGTTGACCGCGCTGCTGCACTCGCGCATGCAGCATCTGTTGGAGCGGGTGCAGGCCGACTACGGCGAGCATCCGCCCGGCGAGTTCTGGGTGCCGCACCGGATGGGTGGCGGCGCGCCCACGCTGGCCGAGGCCGACCGGATTGACGCCGAGGAAGCGGCCGAGAAGGCCGCCCGCCGCGCGCGACGCGCCGACCCCGCAGGAGCACCGGAGTAG
- a CDS encoding lysophospholipid acyltransferase family protein yields MEPVFRTLELTARLAIRATGTRIDYQGLEHLPATGGAVIAINHTGYIDFLPAALAAMYRKRRMRFMIKAEMQDVKMVGWLIKHTGTIPVDRRAGAGAYAAAVERLRAGELVGVYPEATISRSFELKEFKTGAVRMALEAQVPIVPLIVWGAHRAWTKDHPRALGRHKLPMIVSVGEPIAPAATSGELSVVLRGAMTDLLQRAQLEYPHPEGAFWVPRRLGGAAPTPDEARRLDEAELAERARRRAEREAKSHR; encoded by the coding sequence ATGGAGCCGGTTTTTCGGACACTCGAGCTCACCGCGAGGCTGGCGATAAGGGCCACCGGAACCCGGATCGACTATCAGGGTCTGGAGCACCTGCCTGCCACGGGCGGCGCCGTCATCGCGATCAACCACACCGGCTACATCGACTTCCTGCCGGCCGCACTGGCCGCGATGTACCGCAAGCGCCGGATGCGCTTCATGATCAAGGCCGAGATGCAGGACGTGAAGATGGTGGGCTGGTTGATCAAGCACACCGGGACCATCCCCGTCGACCGGCGGGCCGGGGCCGGCGCCTATGCCGCCGCGGTTGAGCGGTTGCGGGCAGGGGAACTAGTCGGCGTGTACCCGGAAGCCACCATCAGCCGCAGCTTCGAGCTCAAGGAGTTCAAGACCGGTGCGGTGCGCATGGCCCTAGAGGCGCAGGTGCCGATCGTGCCGTTGATCGTGTGGGGCGCACATCGCGCGTGGACCAAGGATCATCCGCGGGCGCTGGGCCGCCACAAGCTGCCGATGATCGTGTCGGTGGGAGAGCCGATAGCGCCGGCCGCAACGAGCGGCGAACTCAGCGTCGTACTGCGCGGCGCGATGACCGACTTGCTGCAGCGAGCCCAGCTGGAGTACCCGCACCCCGAGGGGGCGTTCTGGGTGCCCCGCAGGCTGGGTGGTGCGGCGCCGACTCCGGACGAGGCCAGGCGGCTCGACGAGGCGGAACTGGCGGAGCGGGCCCGCAGGCGCGCCGAGCGGGAAGCGAAGAGCCACCGGTGA
- a CDS encoding HAD family hydrolase: MTLPRLIASDVDGTLLDDDEKVTARTRAAVTAAVQAGAQFVLATGRPPRWVQPVVDALGFAPMAVCANGAVIYDPAADRIVSARTLSAGALAELADIATRVIPGAGLAVERVGRSAHDAATPQFVSSPGYEHAWLNPDNTEVSVEDLLSRPAIKLLIRKAGARSGDMAAVLTEHLGGQGEITYSTNNGLIEVVPVGISKATGVDELARPLGISAEEVVTFGDMPNDIPMLRWAGLGVAMGNAHPDVLAAADEVTADNSDHGVARVLERWWL; encoded by the coding sequence ATGACATTGCCCCGGCTGATTGCCTCCGATGTCGACGGCACCCTGCTCGATGACGATGAGAAGGTCACCGCCCGTACCCGTGCCGCGGTTACCGCGGCGGTGCAGGCGGGTGCGCAGTTCGTGCTCGCCACCGGCCGGCCGCCGCGCTGGGTGCAGCCCGTCGTGGACGCGCTCGGCTTCGCCCCGATGGCGGTGTGCGCCAACGGCGCGGTGATCTACGACCCCGCAGCCGACCGCATCGTGTCCGCCCGGACGCTTTCCGCCGGGGCGCTCGCGGAACTCGCCGACATCGCGACCCGCGTCATCCCCGGTGCAGGCCTGGCCGTCGAGCGCGTCGGGCGCAGCGCCCACGACGCCGCGACCCCGCAGTTCGTCAGCTCGCCCGGCTACGAGCACGCGTGGCTGAACCCCGACAACACCGAGGTCTCCGTGGAGGACCTGCTCAGCCGGCCGGCCATCAAGCTGCTCATCCGCAAGGCCGGTGCGCGCAGCGGTGACATGGCCGCCGTGCTCACCGAACACCTCGGCGGCCAAGGTGAGATCACTTATTCGACGAACAACGGTCTGATCGAGGTGGTGCCGGTCGGTATCAGCAAGGCGACGGGTGTCGACGAGCTGGCGCGACCTCTGGGCATCAGCGCCGAAGAGGTGGTCACCTTCGGCGACATGCCCAACGACATCCCGATGCTGCGATGGGCCGGGCTGGGTGTGGCGATGGGCAACGCCCACCCCGACGTGCTCGCCGCGGCCGACGAGGTCACCGCCGACAACAGCGACCACGGCGTCGCGCGGGTGCTCGAACGCTGGTGGCTCTAG
- a CDS encoding N-acetylmuramoyl-L-alanine amidase, with protein sequence MLPMAVYGVPGDDDPAPAPEPPRLAQQPLTDLGGGETVREIHQDEPFSMVALTAQDFAGTTARVRAKRADGSWGPWYEAEPMAGVGPEGGGPAAVRGTEPVFVGRTTTVQIAVNRSPAAPVTPGPRTPDNRPGLGYVPANVEQPFGQNVNAVLISPPQAPPADNLPVPSAVNAPGVPPAIIDRARWGADESMKCGNPRFDLGIRAGVVHHTAGSNEYAPQDSAGIVRSIYEYHTRTLGWCDLAYNALVDKYGQVFEGRAGGMNRPVEGAHTGGFNRDTWGVAMMGNFEAVPPTPIQLRTTGRLLGWRLGLDRIDPHGRVALASSGGSFAKFPVGATPLLPAIFTHRDVGATECPGNAAYALMDRVRDIAARFNDPPGPEDLAESLRGGAIFARWESMGGMASPLGRPTSLEAAGQGPARYVTFEHGAVYWSPTSGAEPVIGEIYKAWGALGFERGALGLPTSSEINEPQWVVQNFQHGTLNFDREKGTVTRVIDGVPVELPKPSADSLPVQLERFTPPMSI encoded by the coding sequence ATGCTGCCCATGGCGGTCTACGGCGTGCCGGGCGACGACGATCCGGCACCGGCTCCTGAGCCGCCGCGGCTCGCGCAGCAACCGCTGACCGACCTCGGCGGCGGCGAGACCGTTCGCGAGATCCACCAGGATGAACCGTTCTCGATGGTCGCCTTGACGGCCCAGGACTTCGCAGGCACCACGGCACGGGTACGAGCCAAGAGGGCCGACGGCAGCTGGGGGCCGTGGTACGAGGCCGAGCCCATGGCAGGCGTAGGGCCGGAGGGCGGCGGTCCGGCCGCCGTGCGGGGCACCGAACCGGTGTTCGTGGGCCGCACCACCACCGTGCAGATCGCGGTCAACCGGTCACCGGCCGCGCCCGTTACGCCGGGCCCGCGCACACCCGATAACCGGCCGGGGCTGGGGTATGTGCCCGCCAACGTCGAGCAGCCGTTCGGGCAGAACGTCAACGCCGTGCTGATCAGCCCGCCGCAGGCGCCCCCGGCGGACAATCTGCCCGTGCCGTCGGCAGTCAACGCACCAGGCGTGCCGCCTGCGATCATCGACCGCGCGCGGTGGGGGGCCGACGAGTCGATGAAATGCGGAAATCCGCGATTCGACTTGGGAATTCGCGCCGGCGTGGTGCACCACACCGCGGGCAGCAACGAGTACGCGCCGCAGGACTCGGCGGGCATCGTCCGGTCCATCTACGAGTACCACACCCGCACGCTGGGCTGGTGCGACCTGGCTTACAACGCGCTCGTCGACAAGTACGGCCAGGTCTTCGAGGGACGTGCGGGTGGGATGAACAGACCCGTGGAGGGCGCGCACACCGGCGGATTCAACCGCGACACCTGGGGTGTGGCGATGATGGGCAACTTCGAGGCGGTGCCGCCGACACCGATTCAGTTGCGCACCACCGGCCGCCTCCTGGGCTGGCGACTGGGCCTGGACCGCATCGACCCCCACGGGCGGGTGGCCCTGGCGTCGTCCGGCGGGTCGTTCGCGAAATTCCCGGTCGGCGCGACACCGTTGCTGCCCGCGATCTTCACCCACCGCGACGTCGGCGCCACCGAGTGCCCGGGCAACGCGGCATACGCGCTGATGGACCGCGTCCGCGACATCGCGGCGCGGTTCAACGACCCGCCCGGGCCCGAGGACCTGGCCGAGTCGCTGCGCGGCGGCGCCATCTTCGCGCGCTGGGAGTCGATGGGCGGGATGGCCAGTCCGCTGGGCAGGCCGACATCGCTGGAGGCCGCCGGCCAAGGCCCGGCCCGCTACGTCACCTTCGAGCACGGCGCGGTGTACTGGTCGCCGACCAGCGGCGCGGAACCGGTCATCGGTGAGATCTACAAGGCCTGGGGCGCACTGGGTTTCGAACGCGGGGCGCTCGGCCTGCCGACCAGCAGCGAAATCAACGAGCCGCAGTGGGTCGTGCAGAACTTCCAGCACGGCACGCTGAACTTCGACCGCGAGAAGGGCACGGTGACCCGGGTCATCGACGGTGTCCCGGTGGAGCTGCCGAAGCCGTCGGCCGACTCGCTGCCCGTACAGCTGGAGCGGTTCACCCCGCCGATGAGCATCTAG
- the glf gene encoding UDP-galactopyranose mutase, producing MTSPVSPVAPGASRGGPAHQHPSTPYDLFVVGSGFFGLTVAERVATQLGKRVLVVDKRPHIGGNAYSEPEPQTGIEVHKYGAHLFHTSNQRVWDYVRQFTDFTGYQHRVFAMHAGQAYQFPMGLGLVSQFFGKYFTPDEARRLIAEQAAEIETADAQNLEEKAISLIGRPLYEAFVKHYTAKQWQTDPKELPAANITRLPVRYTFDNRYFNDTYEGLPVDGYTAWLQNMAADERIEVRLDTDWFAVREELRAAHPEAPVVYTGPLDRYFDYAEGRLGWRTLDFELEVLSDCGDFQGTPVMNYNDADVPYTRIHEFRHFHPERAYPTDKTVIMREFSRFADDDDEPYYPINTEADRALLAAYRARAKAETASQKVLFGGRLGTYQYLDMHMAIASALSMYDNTLAPHLRDGAPLTEPGP from the coding sequence ATGACCTCCCCTGTTTCCCCGGTCGCGCCCGGCGCTTCGCGCGGGGGCCCAGCGCACCAGCACCCCAGCACCCCTTACGACCTCTTCGTCGTCGGTTCGGGCTTCTTCGGGCTCACGGTTGCCGAGCGCGTGGCCACCCAGCTCGGCAAGCGCGTGCTGGTCGTCGACAAGCGCCCGCACATCGGCGGCAACGCCTACTCCGAGCCCGAGCCACAGACGGGTATCGAGGTGCACAAGTACGGCGCGCACCTGTTCCACACCAGCAACCAGCGGGTGTGGGACTACGTCCGACAGTTCACCGACTTCACCGGCTATCAGCACCGCGTCTTCGCGATGCACGCCGGGCAGGCCTACCAGTTCCCGATGGGTCTGGGGCTGGTCTCGCAGTTCTTCGGCAAGTACTTCACCCCCGACGAGGCGCGCAGGCTGATCGCCGAGCAGGCCGCCGAGATCGAGACCGCCGACGCGCAGAACCTCGAGGAGAAGGCGATCTCGCTGATCGGCCGGCCGCTCTACGAGGCGTTCGTCAAGCACTACACCGCCAAGCAGTGGCAGACCGATCCCAAGGAGCTGCCCGCCGCCAACATCACCCGGTTGCCGGTGCGCTACACGTTCGACAACCGCTATTTCAACGACACCTACGAGGGCCTGCCGGTCGACGGTTACACCGCGTGGCTGCAGAACATGGCCGCCGACGAGCGCATCGAGGTGCGGCTGGACACCGACTGGTTCGCGGTCCGTGAAGAGCTCCGTGCTGCGCATCCGGAGGCCCCGGTCGTCTACACCGGCCCGCTGGACCGCTACTTCGACTACGCCGAGGGCCGGTTGGGTTGGCGCACACTGGACTTCGAGCTGGAAGTATTGAGCGACTGCGGTGATTTTCAAGGCACACCCGTCATGAACTACAACGACGCCGACGTGCCCTACACCCGCATCCACGAGTTCCGCCACTTCCATCCCGAGCGCGCCTATCCGACCGACAAGACGGTGATCATGCGGGAGTTCTCGCGGTTCGCCGATGACGACGACGAGCCCTACTATCCGATCAACACCGAAGCAGACCGCGCGTTGCTGGCCGCATACCGGGCCCGGGCCAAGGCCGAGACCGCGTCGCAGAAGGTGTTGTTCGGTGGGCGTCTGGGCACCTACCAGTACCTGGACATGCACATGGCGATCGCCAGCGCGCTCAGCATGTACGACAACACCCTTGCGCCGCATCTGCGTGACGGTGCACCACTGACCGAACCGGGCCCGTGA
- a CDS encoding glycosyltransferase: MSDIPSGALDAGESRAVSLLARVILPRPGEPHDVRKLYIEESDTNARRAHAPTRTTLEIGAESEVSFATYFNAFPASYWRRWSTLESVVLRVELVGSARIDVYRSKATGARITVGGEPIASATEGEVAAIEFEVDLSPFEDGGWIWFDITTDSAVTVHNAGWYAPVAAPGRANVAVGIPTFNRPSDCVSALAALTSDPLVDKVIGAVIVSDQGTKKAKDHPGFDAAAAPLGGRLSVHDQPNLGGSGGYSRVMYEALKNTDCEQILFMDDDIRIEPDSVLRALAMNRFAKAPTLVGGQMLNLQEPSHLHVMGEIVDQENFMWTNAPHTEYDHNFAKYSLADEDRDRSRLLHRRIDVDYNGWWMCMIPRQVAEELGQPLPLFIKWDDADYGLRAGEHGYGTVTLPGAAIWHMAWSDKDDAIDWQAYFHLRNRLVVSAMHWDGNAAGLLASHLKATIKHLLCLEYSTVAIQNRAMEDFLAGPEHIFAILESALPDVRKMRESYPDAVVLPGATALPPPSDKRRKKVKIPTNPLAIAIRLLRGIIHQLRPHDPTHHRRPQLNVATQDARWFLLCKVDGVTVTTADGRGVVFRQRDRKKMFALLRASLRQQLRLARKFNRMRRVYRESLPVLTSKQKWESVLNPGGDGLARGAQGTTRGMA; encoded by the coding sequence ATGAGTGACATCCCGTCCGGCGCGCTCGACGCCGGGGAATCAAGAGCGGTCAGCCTGCTGGCGCGCGTCATCCTGCCGCGTCCGGGCGAGCCGCACGACGTCCGCAAGCTCTATATAGAGGAGTCGGACACCAACGCCCGCCGTGCCCACGCACCGACGCGCACCACATTGGAGATCGGCGCGGAGTCCGAGGTGTCGTTCGCGACGTATTTCAACGCCTTCCCGGCGAGTTACTGGCGGCGCTGGTCGACCCTGGAGTCGGTGGTGCTGCGCGTCGAACTGGTCGGCAGCGCGCGCATCGACGTCTACCGGTCCAAGGCAACCGGCGCGCGTATCACCGTGGGCGGCGAGCCGATCGCCAGCGCCACCGAAGGCGAGGTCGCCGCCATCGAATTCGAGGTCGACCTGTCACCGTTCGAGGACGGCGGCTGGATCTGGTTCGACATCACCACCGACTCCGCGGTCACCGTGCACAACGCGGGCTGGTACGCGCCGGTGGCTGCGCCCGGGCGTGCCAACGTCGCGGTCGGCATTCCTACCTTCAACCGTCCCTCCGACTGCGTCAGCGCCCTGGCCGCGCTGACGTCGGACCCGTTGGTGGACAAGGTGATCGGCGCCGTCATCGTATCCGACCAAGGCACGAAGAAAGCGAAGGACCATCCCGGCTTCGACGCGGCCGCCGCCCCACTGGGGGGTCGGCTGTCCGTGCACGACCAGCCGAACCTCGGCGGCTCCGGTGGATACAGCCGGGTGATGTACGAGGCGCTCAAGAACACCGACTGTGAGCAGATCCTGTTCATGGACGACGATATTCGCATCGAACCCGACTCGGTGTTGCGCGCGCTGGCGATGAACCGCTTCGCCAAGGCGCCGACACTGGTCGGCGGTCAGATGCTCAACCTGCAGGAGCCGTCGCACCTGCACGTGATGGGCGAGATCGTCGACCAGGAGAACTTCATGTGGACCAACGCGCCCCACACCGAGTACGACCACAACTTCGCCAAGTACTCGCTCGCCGACGAGGACAGGGATCGCAGCCGGCTTCTGCACCGGCGCATCGACGTCGACTACAACGGCTGGTGGATGTGCATGATCCCGCGCCAAGTCGCCGAGGAACTCGGCCAGCCGCTGCCGCTGTTCATCAAGTGGGACGACGCCGACTACGGGCTGCGCGCCGGTGAGCACGGCTACGGCACGGTCACTTTGCCCGGCGCCGCCATCTGGCACATGGCATGGAGCGACAAGGACGACGCGATCGACTGGCAGGCCTACTTCCACCTGCGTAACCGGCTGGTGGTCTCGGCCATGCACTGGGACGGAAACGCTGCCGGGTTGCTGGCCAGCCACCTCAAGGCAACCATCAAACACCTGCTCTGCCTTGAGTATTCGACCGTCGCCATCCAGAACAGGGCGATGGAGGACTTCCTGGCCGGCCCGGAGCACATCTTCGCCATCCTCGAATCGGCGCTGCCTGACGTGCGCAAGATGCGCGAGTCGTATCCGGACGCGGTCGTGCTTCCCGGCGCGACGGCGCTGCCGCCGCCGTCGGACAAGCGCCGCAAGAAGGTGAAGATCCCGACGAACCCGTTGGCGATCGCGATCCGCCTGCTGCGCGGCATCATTCACCAGCTTCGGCCGCACGATCCGACCCACCACCGTCGGCCACAGCTGAACGTGGCCACCCAGGACGCCCGGTGGTTCCTGCTGTGCAAGGTCGACGGTGTCACGGTCACCACCGCCGACGGCCGCGGAGTGGTGTTCCGCCAGCGGGACCGCAAGAAGATGTTCGCGCTGCTGCGTGCTTCGCTGCGCCAGCAGCTGCGCCTGGCGCGCAAGTTCAACCGCATGCGCAGGGTCTACCGCGAGTCGCTGCCGGTGCTGACCAGCAAGCAGAAGTGGGAGTCGGTACTGAACCCCGGGGGCGATGGTCTGGCGCGTGGAGCGCAGGGGACGACTCGGGGAATGGCTTGA
- a CDS encoding phosphatase PAP2 family protein yields MPESLRGEEAALVAVQSALAERPGVLTGARALSHFGEHSLGWIAVAAVGAVAAPQRRRAWLAAGAGAFLAHAAAVVIKRMVRRERPHHPAIAVNVGTPSRLSFPSAHATSTTAAAVLLSRPTGLPLPAMLVPPMALSRMVLGVHYPSDVFTGVMVGAAVAKAVAVVADRAGKDVPRSRNSR; encoded by the coding sequence ATGCCTGAGAGCCTCCGCGGCGAGGAAGCCGCCCTGGTCGCCGTGCAGTCCGCCCTGGCCGAGCGCCCCGGCGTGCTGACAGGCGCCCGGGCGTTGTCGCATTTCGGCGAGCACAGCCTCGGCTGGATCGCCGTTGCGGCCGTGGGCGCCGTGGCCGCGCCGCAGCGGCGCCGCGCCTGGCTGGCCGCCGGTGCAGGCGCGTTCCTGGCCCACGCGGCCGCGGTGGTGATCAAGCGCATGGTGCGCCGGGAACGCCCGCACCACCCGGCGATCGCCGTCAACGTCGGCACACCGAGCCGGCTGAGTTTCCCGTCGGCGCACGCCACCTCGACCACCGCGGCGGCGGTGCTGCTGTCCCGGCCCACCGGCCTGCCGCTGCCCGCGATGCTGGTACCGCCGATGGCGCTGTCACGCATGGTGCTCGGCGTGCACTACCCGTCCGACGTGTTCACCGGTGTCATGGTCGGGGCCGCCGTCGCGAAGGCCGTCGCCGTAGTGGCCGACCGGGCCGGGAAAGACGTCCCGAGGAGCAGGAACAGCCGATGA
- a CDS encoding decaprenyl-phosphate phosphoribosyltransferase — MSSEPAPVKGPPRNVVTGLVKAVRPRQWVKNLLVLAAPIAALGSDLTFDYDDVAIKIVVAFVAFSLAASSIYLVNDARDVEADRQHPTKRFRPIAARVVPEWLAYTTASVLGVVALGIAWLASPNLTVVIAVYLAMQLAYCFGLKHQAVLDICIVSSAYLIRAIAGGAAAGIPLSQWFLLVMTFGSLFMVAGKRYAELQLADRTGAKIRKSLESYTASYLRFVWTLSATAMVLCYALWAFERDRFETSWYAISIIPITIAILRYAVDVDGGMAGEPEEIALKDRVLQLLLLAWIGTIGAAVFLS; from the coding sequence ATGAGCAGCGAACCGGCGCCGGTCAAGGGTCCGCCGCGCAACGTCGTCACCGGTCTGGTCAAGGCGGTCCGGCCGCGGCAGTGGGTCAAGAACCTGCTCGTCCTGGCCGCCCCGATCGCCGCCTTGGGCAGCGATCTGACCTTCGACTACGACGACGTCGCGATCAAGATCGTCGTCGCGTTCGTCGCGTTCTCGCTTGCGGCCTCGTCGATCTATCTCGTCAACGACGCCCGTGACGTCGAGGCCGACCGCCAGCACCCGACGAAGCGATTCCGCCCCATCGCGGCCCGGGTGGTTCCCGAGTGGCTGGCATACACCACGGCGTCGGTATTGGGCGTCGTCGCGCTGGGGATCGCGTGGCTGGCCTCACCGAACCTGACCGTGGTGATCGCCGTCTACCTTGCGATGCAGTTGGCCTACTGTTTCGGCCTCAAGCACCAGGCCGTGCTCGACATCTGCATCGTGTCCTCGGCGTACCTGATCCGGGCCATCGCCGGGGGCGCCGCGGCGGGAATCCCGCTGTCGCAGTGGTTCCTGCTGGTCATGACATTCGGCTCGTTGTTCATGGTGGCCGGAAAGCGTTATGCCGAGCTGCAACTCGCCGACCGCACCGGCGCGAAGATCCGTAAGTCACTGGAGAGTTACACCGCGTCGTACCTGCGCTTCGTCTGGACGCTCTCGGCAACGGCGATGGTCCTTTGCTATGCGCTGTGGGCGTTCGAACGCGACCGCTTCGAGACCTCCTGGTATGCCATCTCGATCATCCCGATCACCATCGCCATCCTGCGCTACGCCGTGGACGTCGACGGTGGCATGGCCGGTGAGCCCGAGGAGATCGCGTTGAAGGACCGGGTGCTGCAGTTGCTGCTGTTGGCCTGGATCGGGACCATCGGTGCCGCCGTCTTCCTCAGCTGA